A section of the Babesia microti strain RI chromosome I, complete genome genome encodes:
- a CDS encoding minichromosome maintenance protein 3 (overlaps_old_locusTagID:BBM_I01200), which yields MDEGIESNEGTQQYTQTSTNDNTSQQNLSTFDRQFTIGQETTLDSPQRDDFLQIINHKVLKEYEQGHDEIASKQKDYHATVELFLNFAANNKNLYQRVLDMHRRAEKNAEQLKQSNYPKMAFHLRIVSNINSFYADSVNVGPLYDLLIRSPYVALPAFEEAIGEIWRSQQSKIQIEPPRLGICGWLGRHHVTPRGLNSSMLNTMVAVEGVVNKCSIIRPKLTKSVYVGEPADDFEQEKTVYVRPHYDITDFGRTLKDAGNPPPVDPHGKIVHRHEIGLCTYKSHQTFVIQETPEDSPAGQMPRWVNVIVENDLCNVVKCGDRVRVWGVYRIDCGRADSANSGVGRAYLVANYISIKNKDYLSHNTKITDQDRKNFQTFSSRRDALQVLIRSFAPSICGQEIAKRGILLQLVGGPQMPEKSEHHIRGDIHTLLVGDPSCGKSQLLRYVMNLIPTTISASGRGSSGVGLTAAIVTDPESGERRVEGGAMVMGDKRIVCIDEFDKMASADRVAIHEVMEQQTVTISKAGIHTTLNARCSVLAAANPLYGCWSDDMDVAQQLNFEHSLMSRFDLIFVIRDSTTEAEDDRIADAILRNVTQKARPVGITTGNSVCVIQPSEGDMSSTHHFSFYDGEELPTLTPQRDASGRRRRNNRQKNDYIVDEGTANVFANRNDMVYMDHHGREFEVLTVDFLKRYIYYAKDLYYKEKEATEGWKPYPEISDEARHSIVCLYNQLRQRASEYELKHKRLPQAVSPRTLEAIIRLSTAHARLKLNRWVTEEDVRYSKKLLNYTLFGEAWDISDDEGYSSDSDFIENLSDIDSAKRDRSGIRLTGREHEDEQLIEGVGHLTLTRVSDSAITGTVVGDMPRNDSTKFAGELSVSDTIIRTLSAMDNGDGVKLYSLWLETRNASKDTPGIGNISFDEFREIIITINSSECAPLLYAEGEDTVFSC from the exons ATGGACGAAGGAATAGAGTCAAATGAAGGGACCCAGCAATACACTCAAACATCCACAAATGACAATACAAgtcaacaaaatttatcaacctTCGATCGGCAATTCACTATTGGACAGGAAACGACATTGGATTCTCCTCAAAGAGATGACTTTTTGC AGATAATCAATCACAAAGTGCTGAAAGAGTATGAACAGGGCCATGATGAGATTGCATCCAAGCAAAAGGATTACCATGCCACTGTAGAGTTGTTTCTAAACTTTGCAGCCAATAATAAG AACTTGTACCAGCGAGTGCTAGATATGCACAGACGGGCGGAAAAAAATGCAGAGCAGCTCAAGCAGTCAAACTACCCAAAAATGGCATTCCATCTCAGGATAGTATCTAACATTAACAGCTTCTACGCAGATTCTGTAAATGTGGGTCCTCTATACGATTT GCTAATCAGATCGCCTTATGTCGCATTACCCGCATTCGAAGAGGCTATTGGGGAGATATGGCGGTCACAACAATCAAAAATACAG ATTGAACCACCTAGACTTGGAATTTGCGGTTGGCTAGGTCGTCATCACGTTACCCCTAGGGGGTTAAATAGCAGCATGCTAAACACTATGGTGGCAGTTGAAGGCGTTGTAAACAAGT GTAGTATAATACGACCAAAGCTTACCAAGAGTGTATATGTTGGGGAGCCGGCTGATGACTTTGAGCAGGAAAAGACAGTGTATGTCAGACCGCACTACGATATAACTGATTTTGGCAGGACGCTCAAGGATGCTGGAAACCCTCCTCCTGTAG ACCCCCATGGAAAGATCGTTCATAGGCATGAAATTGGCCTTTGCACCTACAAAAGCCATCAGACTTTTGTTATCCAGGAGACACCGGAAGATTCACCTGCAGGCCAAATGCCAAGATGGGTCAACGTAATTGTGGAGAATGACCTTTGTAACGTTGTAAAGTGTGGTGATAG GGTACGTGTTTGGGGAGTGTATCGCATCGACTGCGGAAGGGCCGATTCTGCAAACTCTGGAGTCGGTAGAGCTTATTTGGTGGCGAACTATATAAGTATAAAGAACAAGGACTACCTTTCCCACAATACGAAGATAACCGATCAGGATAGGAAGAATTTCCAAACCTTTTCATCTCGTCGCGACGCGCTCCAGGTACTGATACGTTCCTTCGCCCCTTCAATTTGTGGCCAAGAGATTGCAAAACGGGGGATTTTATTGCAGCTAGTAGGCGGTCCCCAAATGCCAGAAAAATCGGAACACCATATAAGGGGCGATATACACACTTTGCTTGTGGGAGATCCAAGCTGCGGTAAATCCCAATTGTTACGCTACGTAATGAATCTTATACCCACCACGATTTCTGCTAGTGGTCGTGGTTCTTCTGGTGTGGGATTAACCGCCGCAATAGTAACTGACCCTGAAAGCGGGGAGAGAAGGGTTGAAGGAGGGGCCATGGTTATGGGCGACAAACGCATAGTCTGTATTGATGAGTTCGATAAAATGGCTTCTGCGGACCGAGTGGCCATACACGAG GTCATGGAACAGCAAACTGTAACAATTTCCAAAGCTGGAATACACACTACGCTAAATGCTAGGTGTTCGGTTTTGGCCGCTGCCAATCCATTGTATGGATGTTGGAGTGACGATATGGACGTGGCTCAGCAGTTGAACTTTGAGCACTCACTCATGTCTAGGTTTGACcttatttttgttataaG GGATTCTACCACAGAGGCAGAAGACGATCGCATAGCCGATGCCATCCTCCGCAATGTAACCCAAAAGGCCAGGCCTGTTGGCATAACTACTGGCAACAGCGTATGCGTCATTCAGCCCAGTGAAGGAGATATGTCAAGCACGCATCATTTTAGCTTTTACGATGGCGAAGAGCTACCAACTCTCACGCCTCAGCGGG atgcCAGTGGCAGAAGACGACGAAATAATAGacaaaaaaatgattacATTGTTGACGAAGGTACGGCCAATGTATTCGCCAACAGGAATGACATGGTGTACATGGATCACCATGGTCGAGAGTTTGAAGTGCTGACGGTGGATTTCCTCAAGCGTTACATTTACTATGCAAAGGATCTCTACTATAAGGAGAAAGAGGCAACTGAGGGCTGGAAGCCTTATCCGGAGATTAGTGACGAGGCACGTCACTCGATCGTATGTTTGTACAACCAATTGAGACAGCGCGCCTCTGAGTACGAGTTGAAACATAAACGATTACCCCAAGCTGTATCCCCTAGGACATTAGAGGCAATAATTAGGCTATCCACTGCCCATGCTCGGCTGAAACTCAATAGATGGGTTACTGAGGAGGATGTGAGATATTCGAAGAAGCTGCTGAATTACACTTTATTTGGGGAAGCATGGGACATCAGCGACGACGAGGGATACTCCAGCGACTCAGATTTTATAGAAAATCTAAGTGACATTGACTCTGCCAAAAGGGATAGATCTGGAATACGACTTACGGGGAGAGAACATGAGGATGAACAGCTGATTGAGGGTGTTGGCCACTTGACACTAACACGAGTATCTGACAGTGCCATAACTGGCACTGTAGTTGGCGATATGCCAAGGAATGATAGCACAAAATTTGCTGGGGAGTTAAG TGTTTCAGACACGATAATACGTACGTTGAGCGCTATGGATAATGGCGACGGGGTGAAACTGTATTCGCTGTGGTTGGAAACGAGAAATGCGTCAAAGGACACTCCGGGAATTGGTAACATTTCATTTGACGAGTTTAGAGAGATTATAATAACGATTAATTCAAGCGAGTGCGCACCGCTGCTATATGCCGAGGGGGAGGATACGGTATTTTCCTGTTAg
- a CDS encoding ubiquitin-conjugating enzyme E2 N (overlaps_old_locusTagID:BBM_I01205) — protein MGFSSMIPKRIVKETQSLATDPPPGISANPFPNNARHFKIKIEGPRGTPYETGIYDLELFLPEQYPMEPPKVRFNTMIYHPNIDKLGRICLDILKDKWSPALQIRTVLLSIQALLSAPEPDDPLDTSVADHFKNNREEADRMAAQWNVLYANGTNAYS, from the exons ATGGGTTTCAGTTCTATGATACCTAAGAGGATTGTCAAAGAGACCCAAAGTTTAGCCACAGATCCGC CTCCTGGTATCAGTGCTAATCCCTTCCCCAATAACGCCAGGCATTTTAAGATCAAAATTGAAGGTCCAAGGGGGACTCCCTATGAAA CCGGTATTTACGATTTGGAATTGTTCCTTCCCGAACAATATCCCATGGAACCTCCTAAAGTTCGCTTTAATACCATGATTTATCACCCAAATATT GATAAATTGGGTAGAATTTGCCTTGATATTTTGAAGGATAAGTGGAGCCCAGCCCTTCAAATTCGCACTGTGCTACTTTCCATCCAAGCATTGCTCTCAGCACCTGAACCAGACGATCCATTGGATACATCTGTTGCTGATCATTTTAAGAACAACCGGGAAGAGGCTGATCGCATGGCAGCTCAGTGGAATGTGTTGTATGCTAACGGTACAAACGCCTATTCTTAA
- a CDS encoding Nicalin (overlaps_old_locusTagID:BBM_I01210), producing MVLVVAMGVNLPIRVKLTLSFPFTFLLCKVTVLAYAAVDFDTYSYGMYKLEDEMYGIKNNQLTGKIQYRNPTHQKIVNYTNLPPNEVETQILKTIRKRLATGVLVLTEILTNVAEKTLFRAYILKDTQLLVILIPGNDKILPGKNLICNEAPTLFESSLKPCPKFDILSQTIHEDTLIKFEDYLFNFKPKCAIHFIVLSPETYYIYTESLKTVNLLQSRLIIGAKSKIIEPEEVNKFKGANVYGFVEGDPEIPDRGLIAFVTHYDTYSLVQRYPSSSKTTNSGIIALLELAKTISLMYKVKPGKYDALFLLTANSINDFSGADAFLISHERTSKRLNLVICLDTISSDDLFFHTSKIHKSHEFSQFIRGLERYSKMMNAKFRIVTSKIKFYDNNNNFQHEVFSRKKIVSGTVSNLETPERLLNRSKIFDIKIDIKQLKSNIDIILKSFIDITYQLEPLNNPQISDYQTQESDVQNLDMTEANTIDLETIKPDTDENTFNVDVMVRKYCANTSYYSILALNSWISKTPRTFGNRKLVNKYFIPEVMDYLSKFIDSPKINNFKTRESNITVYLENDYKAIYYFGKHLLFDFAMLIFTIIYLFIITAFTIGSFSDTIQLITNYVLQYGKGGSRNSKRKGVKSKG from the exons ATGGTGTTGGTAGTTGCTATGGGTGTAAATCTCCCCATCCGTGTAAAACTAACTCTCAGTTTTCCTTTTACATTTCTACTATGTAAAGTGACTGTGCTGGCATAT GCCGCGGTGGACTTTGACACATATAGTTACGGGATGTACAAATTGGAAGATGAAATGTATGGTATCAAAAATAACCAACTGACAGGGAAGATTCAATACCGTAATCCAACACACCAAAAAATAGTTAACTATACTAACTTACCTCCAAATGAAGTTGAGACGCAGATACTTAAGACAATACGCAAAAGGTTGGCAACAGGCGTCCTGGTACTGACTGAGATACTTACAAATGTGGCTGAGAAGACATTATTCCGTGCGTATATATTAAAGGATACACAATTATTGGTAATATTAATTCCGGGAAATGATAAGATTTTACCAGGAAAAAACCTCATTTGCAACGAAGCACCAACGCTATTTGAAAGCTCCCTAAAACCATGTCCCAAATTCGACATATTATCCCAGACAATCCACGAAGATACActaatcaaatttgaagaCTATCTCTTCAACTTCAAACCTAAGTGTGCAATCCATTTTATCGTATTATCTCCCGAGAcatattacatatatactgAATCGCTTAAGactgtaaatttgttgcagTCCAGGTTGATTATTGGAGCGAAGTCCAAAATTATAGAGCCGGAGGAGgtcaataaattcaagGGGGCTAATGTATATGGGTTTGTCGAAGGAGATCCCGAAATACCCGATAGGGGTTTAATTGCATTTGTTACGCACTACGACACATATTCTTTGGTACAACGGTATCCTAGCTCTTCCAAAACAACGAATAGCGGCATTATAGCACTGTTAGAATTGGCAAAAACGATATCTTTGATGTACAAAGTTAAACCAGGGAAGTATGACGCTCTGTTCCTGCTCACCGCAAACAgtattaatgatttttcTGGCGCTGACGCCTTTTTGATCTCTCACGAAAGAACTAGCAAAAGATTGAATTTAGTCATTTGCTTGGATACAATTAGCAGCGACGATCTGTTCTTTCATACATCCAAAATTCACAAGAGTCACGAGTTTTCACAGTTTATACGA GGGTTGGAGAgatattcaaaaatgatgAATGCCAAATTTAGGATTGTGACGAGCAAGATCAAGTTTTATGATAATAACAACAATTTCCAACACGAGGTATTTTCCAG GAAAAAGATTGTTTCAGGTACCGTGAGCAATTTAGAAACCCCCGAACGCCTCTTAAATCGCAGCAAAATCTTTGACATCAA GATTGACATAAAACAATTGAAATCAAACATTGATATAATCCTTAAAAGTTTCATAGACATAACATATCAATTGGAACCTCTCAATAATCCCCAAATTTCCGATTACCAAACACAAGAATCGGATGTACAAAACCTAGACATGACTGAGGCCAATACAATAGATTTAGAAACAATAAAACCTGATACTGATGAAAACACATTTAATGTGGATGTTATGGTCAGAAAATACTGCGCAAATACGTCTTATTACTCTATATTGGCACTAAATTCATGGATTTCCAAGACACCAAG AACTTTTGGCAATAGGAAATTAGTTAACAAGTATTTCATCCCCGAAGTAATGGATTACCTTTCTAAATTCATTGATAGCCCTAAAATCAACAACTTTAAAACAAGGGAGAGCAATATAACAGTATATCTTGAGAATGACTACAAGGCCATCTATTACTTTGGGAAACACCTGCTGTTCGATTTTGCAATGTTGATTTTCACGATTATCTATTTATTCATAATAACTGCTTTCACAATAGGATCGTTCTCTGATACAATTCAGCTTATCACCAACTATGTCTTGCAATATGGCAAGGGCGGAAGTAGAAATAGCAAGAGGAAGGGAGTAAAATCCAAGGGATGA
- a CDS encoding conserved Plasmodium protein, unknown function (overlaps_old_locusTagID:BBM_I01213;~overlaps_old_locusTagID:BBM_I01215), producing the protein MEGRWALQRPNVYKKLPSLCLFMMLTGGCVEISLENAGFYSKTSQTTLNGVSNKKDATELVNLYKKRLQRNKGNRFMINQLAAFKIKYNSTPAQLIIDHIDYLSGELNRVNHMLDYISADINRLLNYSTECLTVHTKYSVELCHVAILFRHLSVVLVRLYADSEALANRRENMIDSIHSRIDYEFNALERLMRDPPGNKLNGFYAVN; encoded by the exons ATGGAGGGTAGGTGGGCCTTGCAGCGTCCAAACGTATACAAAAAGCTGCCATCTTTGTGTCTTTTTATGATGTTAACCGGTGGATGCGTGGAAATTTCTCTAGAAAACGCTGGGTTTTATTCTAAGACCTCACAAACCACCCTAAACGGAGTCTCTAATAAGAAAGACGCCACTGAATTGGTTAATCTGTACAAGAAAAGGCTCCAACGCAACAAAGGTAATCGGTTC ATGATAAACCAACTAGCggcatttaaaattaagtACAATTCAACGCCAGCACAACTAATAATAGATCACATTGACTATTTGAGCGGAGAGCTAAACAGGGTTAATCATATGTTGGACTATATTTCAGCGGACATTAATCGCCTGTTGAATTACAGCACTGAATGCCTAACTGTGCATACTAAATATTCGGTAGAGTTGTGCCATGTCGCGATTCTATTTAGGCATCTATCTGTTGTACTAGTTAGGCTGTATGCTGATTCCGAGGCACTGGCAAATAGAAG AGAAAATATGATTGACTCTATACACTCTCGAATAGACTATG AATTTAATGCTTTGGAACGGTTGATGAGAGATCCCCCAGGGAACAAACTTAATGGTTTTTACGCCGTTAATTAG
- a CDS encoding DNA topoisomerase II (overlaps_old_locusTagID:BBM_I01220), producing the protein MAKSIEERYQKKSQLEHILLRPDTYIGSVEKHTQSLWVFDDETSKMVQKTVTYVPGLYKIFDEILVNAADVKARESQRTDVVQKMTTIKVNIDSSTGEIYVWNDGDGIPIEIHKEHNIYVAHLIFGHLLTSDNYDDSEQRITGGRNGFGAKLANIFSKKFTVCCGDCKRKRELKMTWFDNMSRHSAVKVRNYSGKDYVSVTFLPDYEKFGMDGLDEGTELLLKKRVYDIAGTSGVKVFLNNNRIPVKNFTTYVDMYLGTNDDVVRISDSSERWSVVVTKSDGSQFQQVSFVNSICTIKGGSHVNYVIEPMIQAITKKINSKNKGGMQVKVGHVKSHLWVFVNCLITNPSFDSQTKETLTTKPQKFGSKYMPSDKCINSILKSKIMDSVIAWARAKEQVELGRKLKVGNVKQTEKLLGIPKLEDASKAGTKFASECTLILTEGDSAKTSCLAGLSVVGRDLYGVFPLKGKLLNVREASFKQLSQNVEIQHILKIMGLDVSNKNLDTPKNLRYGSLMIMTDQDYDGSHIKGLLINLIHQFWPSLLKYRGFLRQFITPIIKATKGNIQTSFYTISDFNKWKDTVQDIRYWRIKYYKGLGTSTDTEFKEYFKNIKDHLIDFKWRNEECDNKIDMAFNKKRVEDRKRWLQNHVAMQEEGVASLGVDHSCKELSYQDFVDKELVLFSIYDTERSIPSIMDGLKPGQRKVLFGCFKRNLRTECKVAQLTGYIAEHSAYHHGETSLQQTIINMAQTFVGSNNINLLEPCGQFGSRKEGGKDASAARYIFTKLSELTRLIYHPIDDAILEYQTEEGQSIEPIFYIPILPMVLVNGCEGIGTGFSSTIPNFSPFDIIANIKRYINDEMLIPMTPWFKGFKGSIIPNDRAGFDVVGKYDVVEYDVFDSKNGSVPVDIIRITELPVKKWTQDYKEFLESSVMSEDSQIIGFNDKSSHEHVDFEVHVKAGTTDLEKLLKLRSSISLTNLTLFDTNRKLTKYPNELAILKEFANERLKAYGKRKEYLLVKYTQDLKILSNQVRFIKMVINEEIVIFNRKKVDLITELKRLKFEPMDEDEEKGEYDYLLSMQLWNLTKERVDKLNENHTQAGNLLEMLKGMTTKQMWLDDLRALEEALKNFEKGSEEGEMPSTSHQSQSKLITNLNKHRKIPKNSNSGKRKKSIGESSSQDIIGFASQDYEIISPSFADSSSPDISGKPITLAEAAKRTPSNIPSVLSFFKSTSTVEPSTAVAESSEADADKVTRKDYKIEEEKKRNFDKDDHGGRKAKKSIASSGDGKVKKVLKKKIVVDDDDDFIVDSDYDL; encoded by the exons ATGGCCAAAAGTATTGAGGAGAGATATCAGAAAAAATCCCAGTTGGAACACATTTTACTCCGGCCGGATACATACATTGGGAGTGTCGAGAAGCATACCCAATCTCTCTGGGTATTCGACGATGAAACTAGTAAGATGGTTCAGAAAACTGTAACATATGTGCCTGggttatataaaattttcg ACGAGATACTGGTGAATGCTGCCGACGTCAAGGCTAGGGAGAGTCAAAGAACAGATGTAGTTCAGAAGATGACAACCATAAAAGTCAACATTGACTCATCAACTGGCGAAATTTATGTTTGGAACGATGGTGATGGTATTCCAATTGAGATTCACAAGGAGCACAATATTTACGTTGCACATTTGATATTTGGCCATTTGCTTACATCCGACAATTATGATGATTCTGAACAGCGTATTACAGGTGGAAGGAACGGATTCGGTGCCAAACTTGCCAATATTTTCTCCAAAAAGTTTACTGTTTGTTGTGGTGATTGTAAACGCAAGAG ggaattaaaaatgacatgGTTTGATAACATGTCAAGGCACAGTGCGGTTAAGGTCCGAAATTATTCCGGAAAGGATTATGTTTCAGTAACTTTCCTGCCTGATTACGAAAAGTTTGGCATGGACGGCCTAGATGAGGGGACGGAATTGCTGCTTAAAAAACGAGTATATGATATAGCTGGCACTAGTGGCGTAAAAGTGTTTCTAAATAACAACCGAATTCcagtaaaaaatttcacaacATATGTTGATATGTACTTGGGCACGAATGATGACGTTGTTAGAATCAGTGATTCTTCCGAGCGGTGGAGTGTTGTGGTAACAAAATCCGACGGTTCCCAATTCCAGCAAGTGTCATTTGTCAACAGTATTTGTACCATAAAGGGTGGTAGCCACGTAAACTACGTAATCGAACCCATGATACAAGCTATTACCAAAAAGATAAACAGCAAAAATAAGGGTGGGATGCAAGTTAAAGTGGGTCATGTTAA ATCCCATTTGTGGGTTTTCGTGAACTGTCTAATCACTAACCCTTCCTTCGACTCACAAACTAAGGAAACATTGACTACCAAGCCTCAAAAGTTTGGGAGTAAGTATATGCCTTCGGATAAGTGCATAAACAGTATTTTAAAGAGCAAAATTATGGATAGCGTAATCGCATGGGCTAGAGCTAAAGAGCAGGTTGAACTTGGTAGAAAGCTTAAAGTTGGCAATGTGAAGCAGACTGAGAAACTTTTAG GAATCCCAAAACTGGAAGATGCCTCCAAAGCTGGCACTAAATTTGCTTCCGAATGCACTCTAATTCTTACCGAAGGGGATTCGGCTAAAACGTCATGTTTAGCCGGTCTATCTGTTGTGGGTAGAGATCTCTATGGCGTTTTCCCACTTAAAGGTAAACTACTAAATGTGCGTGAAGCCTCATTTAAGCAGTTGTCACAAAATGTTGAGATACAGCATATCCTCAAAATAATGGGCCTAGATGTAtctaataaaaatttggacACCCCAAAAAATTTGCGATACGGATCTCTTATGATTATGACGGACCAAGATTATGATGGATCCCATATCAAGGGACTActtatcaatttaatcCATCAATTTTGGCCGTCATTACTTAAGTATCGCGGTTTCCTACGGCAATTCATAACTCCAATCATAAAGGCAACTAAAGGCAATATTCAAACTTCATTTTACACCATTAGCGACTTTAATAAGTGGAAAGACACTGTTCAGGATATTAGATATTGGAGAATTAAGTACTAcaaa GGTCTGGGTACATCCACAGACACAGAATTTAAGGAGTATTTTAAGAACATAAAAGACCATCTAATCGATTTCAAGTGGAGGA ATGAAGAGTGTGACAACAAGATTGATATGGCCTTTAACAAGAAGAGGGTGGAGGATAGGAAAAGATGGTTGCAGAATCATGTGGCAATGCAGGAAGAAGGGGTAGCTTCACTGGGTGTAGATCATTCTTGCAAGGAGCTGTCATACCAGGATTTTGTAGACAAGGAATTGGTACTGTTTTCAATTTATGATACCGAGAGGAGTATCCCTTCCATTATGGACGGATTGAAACCAGGGCAAAGAAAGGTGCTATTCGGTTGTTTTAAGCGCAACCTCAGGACTGAGTGTAAAGTTGCTCAACTTACGGG TTACATTGCCGAGCATAGTGCTTACCATCACGGTGAAACTTCGCTGCAGCAAACTATTATCAACATGGCCCAAACCTTTGTCGGTTCCAATAACATCAACTTGCTGGAACCTTGTGGTCAGTTCGGGTCAAGAAAGGAG GGAGGGAAAGATGCAAGTGCTGCCAGGTACATCTTTACCAAGCTGTCTGAGCTTACTAGGTTGATATATCATCCCATTGACGATGCAATATTGGAGTATCAAACAGAGGAGGGGCAGTCAATTGAACCGATTTTTTACATACCTATATTGCCTATGGTGTTGGTGAATGGATGTGAAGGAATTGGTACTGGTTTTTCATCGACAATTCCCAACTTCTCCCCCTTTGACATAATTGCAAACATTAAGAGGTACATTAATGACGAAATGTTGATTCCCATGACTCCCTGGTTTAAGGGATTTAAGGGGTCGATCATTCCAAATGATCGCGCTGGTTTTGATGTGGTGGGCAAATATGACGTGGTTGAATACGATGTTTTTGACAGTAAAAATGGCTCAGTGCCTGTTGATATTATCAGGATCACAGAATTACCCGTTAAAAAGTGGACCCAGGATTACAAAGAATTCCTGGAATCATCTGTTATGTCAGAAGATTCGCAAATTATTGGTTTTAATGACAAATCTTCACATGAACATGTAGATTTTGAAGTGCATGTTAAAGCTGGTACCACTGATCTGGAAAAATTGCTTAAGTTGCGTTCCAGTATTAGTCTGACAAACTTGACCTTGTTTGACACAAATAGAAAATTGACAAAGTATCCAAATGAACTGGCTATACTAAAGGAATTTGCCAATGAAAGGCTTAAAGCTTACGGCAAACGCAAAGAGTATTTGCTAGTCAAGTATACACAGGacttgaaaatattgaGCAACCAAGTCAGgtttataaaaatggtaATAAATGAAGAGATCGTTATCTTCAACAGGAAGAAAGTTGATTTGATAACCGAATTAAAGCGGCTCAAATTCGAACCAATGGACGAAGATGAGGAAAAGGGAGAATATGATTATCTATTAAGCATGCAATTGTGGAATTTGACCAAGGAAAGAGTAGACAAGTTGAATGAGAATCATACGCAGGCAGGAAACTTGTTAGAGATGTTGAAGGGGATGACGACCAAACAAATGTGGTTAGATGATTTGCGGGCACTTGAGGAGGCCctgaaaaattttgaaaaagGAAGTGAAGAGGGGGAAATGCCATCAACTTCCCATCAATCCCAATCAAAGTTAATTACCAACTTGAATAAGCATCGAAAGATACCCAAAAACTCAAATTCCGGTAAAAGAAAGAAGTCTATAGGTGAATCATCATCGCAAGATATAATTGGTTTCGCTTCTCAAGACTACGAAATTATATCCCCATCATTTGCAGATTCAAGTTCACCTGACATTAGTGGTAAACCTATTACACTGGCAGAGGCTGCCAAGAGAACGCCTTCAAACATACCATCGGTACTCAGTTTTTTTAAGTCAACCTCTACAGTAGAACCAAGCACTGCTGTAGCCGAAAGCAGTGAAGCAGATGCGGATAAGGTTACTAGGAAGGATTACAAGATTGAGGAGGAAAAGAAAAGAAATTTTGACAAGGATGATCATGGTGGAAGGAAAGCAAAGAAAAGCATTGCAAGTAGTGGTGATGGAAAAGTTAAGAAGGTCCTTAAAAAGAAAATTGTCGTAGATGACGACGACGACTTTATTGTTGACTCAGATTATGACCTTTGA
- a CDS encoding conserved Plasmodium protein, unknown function (overlaps_old_locusTagID:BBM_I01225): MGDMGVVRGNSVGLLFYKGWLSKAIFGTVFALLTAEKFSRWHYGIPVEHNANLVNWPWWNNVMEQRRERARNAPQYIIDSQEKGFKGAH; this comes from the exons ATGGGTGATATGGGTGTAGTTAGGGGAAATAGTGTGGGCCTATTATTCTATAAGGGATGGCTCAGCAAAGCCATTTTTGGTACTGTTTTTGCGTTGCTTACAGCGGAAAAGTTCTCCAGATG GCATTATGGCATCCCAGTTGAACACAACGCAAACTTAGTCAATTGGCCCTGGTGGAACAATGTAATGGAACAGAGAAG GGAAAGGGCTAGAAACGCACCGCAGTACATTATTGACTCGCAGGAAAAGGGTTTCAAGGGAGCGCACTGA
- a CDS encoding conserved Plasmodium protein, unknown function (overlaps_old_locusTagID:BBM_I01235), whose product MLYLGMIYGVRNFLKQKNKFFLIQSVVCKRYFFMHCKYEKQWPPHDCSPFHPIEPWGKQFFIFNALRPNKFVEAQDLVSNNNLLPKSKGDDCEKETVLCVTDYRKTPLMYLVREDFNVLCQSIDSIYDELLKFERKLDNFTSDNRLELQKEFVPRRSYRMQKTKKGEHCSYGIFRGARRMKK is encoded by the exons ATGCTTTACCTAGGAATGATCTACGGTGTTAGAAATTTCTTGAAacaaaaaaacaaattttttttaatacaGAGTGTGGTGTGCAAAAGGTACTTTTTCATGCACTGTAAATATGAGAAACAGTGGCCACCGCACGACTGCTCACCTTTTCATCCa ATTGAACCATGGGggaaacaatttttcatctTTAATGCTCTAAGGcctaataaatttgtggaaGCTCAGGATCTTGTTAGTAACAATAATTTGCTGCCCAAA TCGAAGGGAGATGATTGTGAGAAAGAAACTGTACTATGTGTGACTGATTATCGCAAAACCCCCCTCATGTATCTGGTGAGGGAAGACTTTAACGTGCTA TGTCAATCGATAGATTCGATTTACGATGAATTACTGAAGTTTGAAAGGAAGTTGGATAACTTTACAAGTGACAACAGATTGGAATTGCAAAAGGAATTTGTGCCTAGGAGATCATACAGGATGCAGAAAACTAAGAAGGGTGAGCACTGTTCCTACGGCATTTTTAGAGGAGCGCGGCGCATGAAAAAGTGA